In the genome of Deltaproteobacteria bacterium, one region contains:
- a CDS encoding FAD-binding oxidoreductase: protein MADKTVLSGIVGAAHVLSDKEVLAEFATDSSFDAGISPVLLVKPHCLDEIREILIAANRDKFSIIPISSGGPHHHGDTVPITEDTVMVDLSEMK, encoded by the coding sequence ATGGCGGATAAAACGGTACTGAGCGGCATCGTGGGTGCTGCACATGTGCTGTCCGACAAAGAAGTACTGGCTGAATTTGCCACCGACAGCAGCTTTGATGCAGGCATATCTCCGGTTCTTCTTGTGAAACCTCATTGCCTTGATGAAATCAGGGAAATCCTTATCGCGGCGAACCGGGACAAATTTTCAATTATTCCGATCTCTTCGGGTGGACCCCATCATCACGGAGACACCGTGCCGATAACAGAAGATACCGTTATGGTGGATCTTTCCGAAATGAAG